From Oligoflexus sp., the proteins below share one genomic window:
- a CDS encoding outer membrane protein transport protein, translated as MTHLFGRCAILGMLACIAHPAFANVFDTYGLGASTVAVGNATTAGGPTAYAAYSNPALLVKSDRSEIASAAMLTQFKLQDLPAGEAGRLPRDPDRESDANALQGGSLGLNLKLTDDLHFGLAAYMPQGSFGRIKGLSPYEATYLRYSEQQQKPAAYTALAIKGPWDLSFGVGAYYSLRARGLLQVALDSQESEGRLEFIMEPVVVPYFGVSWSTGNWVLGAMHREAQETESTIESSFAFSTESAMLPFDASTSLIPFYDPAMTRIGFAWNGERLRVMGSLERASWSRFNAPVVTITGSDVAALSVENRPGNANLRDTQAFRFGIAAPLAALQDRLELRAGLEAHTSANRRNAPSYVVDPERRTLALGSAYNFSPDKDGHQLTLDAAYQLSQLSSLSVQTPKGLPIALDGSSTIQTFVGGVRYAL; from the coding sequence ATGACTCATCTGTTTGGCCGTTGTGCCATTCTGGGCATGCTTGCGTGCATCGCCCATCCAGCCTTCGCGAATGTCTTTGATACCTATGGTTTGGGAGCATCAACCGTCGCGGTCGGCAATGCCACCACGGCCGGCGGCCCCACAGCCTATGCCGCCTATAGCAATCCGGCCCTCCTCGTGAAGTCCGATCGCAGCGAAATCGCCTCGGCTGCGATGCTGACCCAATTCAAATTGCAGGATCTGCCCGCCGGGGAAGCGGGTCGCCTGCCGCGGGATCCTGATCGGGAATCCGATGCCAACGCCCTGCAGGGCGGCAGTCTTGGTTTGAATCTCAAACTAACGGATGATCTGCACTTTGGTCTCGCGGCCTATATGCCCCAGGGCAGCTTCGGTCGTATCAAAGGCCTTTCTCCTTACGAAGCCACCTATCTGCGTTATTCCGAGCAGCAGCAAAAACCTGCGGCTTATACCGCGCTCGCCATCAAAGGCCCCTGGGACCTTTCCTTCGGCGTGGGCGCGTACTACTCCCTCAGAGCGCGCGGACTTTTGCAGGTGGCGCTCGACAGTCAGGAATCGGAAGGCCGCCTTGAATTTATTATGGAGCCTGTTGTGGTTCCTTACTTCGGTGTGTCCTGGAGCACCGGCAACTGGGTTCTGGGCGCCATGCATCGCGAGGCGCAGGAAACGGAATCGACCATCGAATCCTCGTTTGCCTTCAGCACCGAAAGCGCCATGCTGCCCTTCGATGCTTCGACGAGTTTGATTCCATTCTACGATCCGGCCATGACCCGCATAGGCTTTGCCTGGAACGGCGAACGCCTGCGCGTGATGGGCAGTTTGGAACGCGCATCGTGGTCGCGCTTCAATGCTCCGGTCGTGACCATCACAGGTTCGGATGTCGCCGCGCTGTCGGTGGAAAATCGTCCGGGCAATGCCAATCTTCGGGATACGCAGGCCTTCCGCTTTGGAATCGCAGCCCCCCTCGCCGCGCTGCAGGATCGCCTGGAACTGCGCGCCGGACTTGAAGCGCATACTTCGGCCAATCGCCGGAATGCTCCCAGCTATGTCGTCGACCCTGAGCGTCGCACGCTGGCCCTGGGCTCCGCTTATAACTTTTCCCCCGACAAAGACGGTCATCAACTGACTCTGGATGCGGCTTATCAATTAAGCCAGCTCTCCAGCCTCAGCGTGCAAACACCAAAAGGGCTGCCCATAGCTCTGGATGGTTCGAGCACTATCCAGACCTTTGTCGGAGGGGTAAGGTATGCGCTCTAG